The nucleotide window CCTCGCCTTTTGACCGTATCCTCTCCACTCGCTTCGGCGCCGCTGCCGTCGACCTCATCGCCCGCGGTGAGTTCGGCAAGATGGTTTGTCTGCGCGGTTCCCGCATCGAGAGCGTCCCCATCGCGGAAGCGATCGGGGCCATGAAGACCGTGGATCCCAACAGCGAGATCGTGGCCGCGGCCCGCGCCATCGGCATCAGCTTCGGCGATTAGAAGCTATCTCGTAAATGCTCGTAGCTTGGATTTGTATCAGGGCACGGCTTCTGCCGTGCCGAAAAGCTAGAATCGCTCATCCCGCAGGCCCCGGCCGAACCGTCCTGAGCAACACCTGCAGGGTGCCTCCGACCTTCTGCTCGGCGCTATAGTGAAACCCGGAGATTCGTGCGCATTCGCCGGTTCATTTTCGCCTCCACTCTCATCGCCATCCTGCTCGCCGGCTGCGGCCGCGACGGCGAACCGAAGCCGCAGGAGATCGCCTACGTGGTTGCGCCGCAGGCCACGCTGCGCGATCGTTTGGCCGCCGTCTACAACAAGGTCGGTGCGGTGGAGAATGGCGATCGCGTCGAGGTGCTGGAAACCCAAAAGCGTATGGCCCGCGTCCGGACCGCCACCGGAGCCGTGGGCTGGATCGAGATGCGCCACCTGGTCGGCGAGGAGGTGTTCCGCGCCTTCCAGGACCTGCGGGTTCAGCACCAGCGCGACCCCGCGGCCTCGCGCGCTCGCACCCGCGCCGATTTGAACATGCACTCCACTCCCGGTCGCGATGCGCCTCGCTTGTATCAGCTGAGAGCGGAGGAGGAGGTCGAGCTGCTCCAGCGCGCCACCCAACCCAAGCCGGTGACGCAAGCCCCCGCAGCCCCGAAGGCTGGCGCCGGTCCGCCTCCGCCGGTTCTGGAAGACTGGTGGCTCGCCCGCGACTCTCGCGGTCGCATCGGCTGGGTCCTGGGCCGCATGGTGGACATTGTGTGCCCGCTCGAAGTCGCCCAGTACGCCGAAGGCAAACGCATTGTCGCCTGTCCGGTTCTCAGCCAGGTCGAGGACGACGGCAGGAAGGTGCCGCAATACCTCATGGTCCTCACCGAGCCGCGCGACGGCCTGCCCTACGACTATGCCCAGGTGCGTGTCTTCACCTGGAACACGGCGCGCGACCGCTATGAGACCGCCTATCGTGAGCGCAACCTGAACGGGGTGCTGCCCGTGCCGGTCGGTCGCGAGGACTTCGAGAAGGAAGGCAACCTGCCCGTCTTTACCCTGCGCCTCCGCCAGGAAGACGCCTCGCTCGCCGAGCGCAAGTAC belongs to Terriglobales bacterium and includes:
- a CDS encoding SH3 domain-containing protein; the encoded protein is MRIRRFIFASTLIAILLAGCGRDGEPKPQEIAYVVAPQATLRDRLAAVYNKVGAVENGDRVEVLETQKRMARVRTATGAVGWIEMRHLVGEEVFRAFQDLRVQHQRDPAASRARTRADLNMHSTPGRDAPRLYQLRAEEEVELLQRATQPKPVTQAPAAPKAGAGPPPPVLEDWWLARDSRGRIGWVLGRMVDIVCPLEVAQYAEGKRIVACPVLSQVEDDGRKVPQYLMVLTEPRDGLPYDYAQVRVFTWNTARDRYETAYRERNLNGVLPVPVGREDFEKEGNLPVFTLRLRQEDASLAERKYKMNGVMVRRVLAPGENPPPASRRGRR